A part of Thermocrinis albus DSM 14484 genomic DNA contains:
- a CDS encoding PilW family protein, with amino-acid sequence MRDKRGMTLVELLVGIVLFVILGAGIITLYRTFVAQRIASSTLVKTEGDLIYFQQLLERITKNAGFGIPANQQVFSYDNGVFSFNSLAVRQENGIGCWRTSTFTAPSDINGRTCPNDGYNICLDSQKRIAPPDRSVACFFTGSRTLDDLGDFLVRIFTSDDNLPRECLDERDETSGRPKLKNLMIQVGNDVPQPIVSCVSDFKVRFLVQDPNNGIVKIQDSPPNDVRLLKGVRYCFFVQLIEEKRKEPTKEVVTSYIIKSYIQPTFSNECGGTPISVQNWEAVKWATVEMNVELPNLR; translated from the coding sequence GTATCATAACTCTATACAGGACCTTTGTAGCACAGCGTATAGCCTCGTCCACTCTCGTAAAGACCGAGGGAGATCTCATTTACTTTCAACAACTTTTAGAGAGAATAACCAAAAACGCTGGCTTTGGTATACCTGCAAATCAGCAAGTGTTTAGCTACGACAACGGAGTCTTTTCCTTCAACAGTCTTGCAGTACGTCAGGAGAACGGCATAGGATGTTGGAGGACTTCTACTTTCACCGCTCCCTCTGACATAAACGGAAGGACGTGTCCCAACGACGGATATAACATATGTTTGGATTCTCAGAAACGTATAGCCCCTCCCGACAGAAGTGTAGCATGTTTCTTTACAGGTAGCAGAACTTTAGATGATTTAGGTGATTTTCTTGTAAGGATATTCACAAGTGATGACAACCTTCCAAGAGAGTGTTTAGACGAAAGAGACGAAACATCCGGAAGACCAAAACTCAAGAATCTCATGATTCAGGTAGGAAACGATGTACCTCAACCAATAGTATCTTGTGTAAGCGATTTCAAAGTAAGATTTCTGGTGCAGGATCCCAATAATGGTATAGTAAAGATTCAGGATTCACCTCCAAACGATGTAAGACTTCTTAAAGGTGTAAGATACTGTTTCTTTGTTCAGCTTATAGAAGAGAAGAGAAAAGAGCCTACAAAGGAAGTAGTAACATCATACATAATAAAATCATATATACAACCTACCTTTTCAAATGAATGTGGTGGCACACCTATAAGTGTACAAAATTGGGAGGCCGTAAAATGGGCAACTGTAGAGATGAACGTAGAGCTGCCCAACTTAAGATGA
- a CDS encoding type IV pilin protein yields the protein MKCVHTSPRSRGVSLVELIIVVSILAVLSSIAVVQYVNQKRRAEVISYVLPRVRACMADISSYCAVNGEEVYSNPVGDKRFPNCTHYNTPAGNVVMEATQVECSSSGILTSGLVKGYFSSSPQLKVVCSVDVRPFRCYLE from the coding sequence ATGAAGTGTGTTCATACATCCCCCCGCTCGCGGGGGGTATCTTTAGTAGAACTTATCATAGTCGTCTCTATCCTTGCGGTCCTTTCTTCTATAGCTGTAGTTCAGTATGTTAACCAAAAGCGTAGAGCGGAGGTTATCTCTTACGTTCTACCACGAGTTCGGGCTTGTATGGCAGATATCTCTTCTTACTGCGCTGTTAACGGTGAGGAGGTATACAGTAACCCCGTAGGTGATAAAAGATTTCCTAACTGTACCCACTACAACACACCGGCAGGTAACGTGGTTATGGAAGCCACACAGGTAGAGTGTTCCTCTTCTGGTATATTGACGTCAGGTTTGGTTAAAGGTTACTTCAGTTCATCCCCTCAACTCAAAGTGGTGTGCAGCGTTGATGTGCGCCCCTTCAGGTGTTACTTAGAATAG
- a CDS encoding type IV pilin protein, with protein sequence MRHERGFTLIELLVVIAIIAILASLAIPQYLSYQRKAKVSSYAEPIARGCIMDLAAFCMENPGANIQTVVGQGSPAANCRGTTGNNQNQNQNQNQVTFSTAGGTVTLSANGTPKCNADGTLTFGAANDNNGIVATLAGVNDYRARCFAEQGTSSIRCTIEAQ encoded by the coding sequence ATGAGACACGAGAGAGGTTTCACCCTCATTGAACTGCTAGTGGTTATAGCCATCATAGCCATACTGGCATCATTGGCTATACCTCAGTATCTTTCCTATCAAAGGAAAGCTAAGGTAAGCTCCTACGCAGAACCGATAGCTAGAGGATGTATAATGGACCTTGCAGCTTTCTGTATGGAGAATCCGGGAGCAAACATACAGACTGTAGTAGGTCAGGGTTCACCGGCAGCTAACTGCAGAGGTACCACTGGCAATAATCAAAATCAAAATCAAAATCAAAATCAAGTAACATTTTCCACTGCCGGTGGTACAGTAACACTATCTGCTAACGGTACTCCTAAATGCAACGCAGATGGTACTCTCACCTTTGGTGCTGCTAATGATAATAACGGTATAGTTGCCACCTTAGCAGGTGTTAATGATTACAGGGCAAGGTGCTTTGCTGAACAAGGTACAAGCTCTATAAGATGTACCATTGAAGCGCAATGA
- a CDS encoding type II and III secretion system protein — protein sequence MRKVFFIVLLLIAFAYSSVVREMKFENVKLETVLKALSQVSGLNIIFDPQISSELQKTVSVAIYRPIPVGEAFNIILKEYNLIAVPVDAKVYRITKAGELTIDISSMSDEQINRLIQILKSRVSPSAEVVLDRTLKKIFVRDEESRIKRLEASFKDLRALPSAQEEERITKVFYIKYAPLDEAKRRILPYTNPKTFITEVPSFNALVITDTPQNIQKYEDILKGLLSGQPTERRPVTAIFYLKYISPEEFIKMIEPLRSESGLILSGGAYTQPQQQTQQQQQQSPSTPTPILKEFNAVMVTDYPEVIERIRERFKEYISDQPVRVSIEARIVEIREEALRELGINWNMLLSSARLPEAWSGGVGSNIGIGSPPTPGNLFLTPPYLQPGLSPNPGGILTLTYQKGIINALNLRISALERVNLAKSLAKPTIVAINGQKATIKQGVQVPYLTAAVGAGGTAVPNIQFKDVVLQLDVTPIVSPDGRILLDLSLTRDTLGVQTPQGPAINKKEVRTKVIVENGQTLVIGGVIDNQSYTTNEGIPGFVRVPLLKYLFGQERLNKSDTELLIFITPTVLTQ from the coding sequence ATGAGGAAGGTCTTCTTTATCGTCCTTCTACTTATAGCCTTTGCTTACTCCTCCGTCGTCAGGGAAATGAAGTTTGAGAACGTAAAGCTGGAGACCGTTTTGAAAGCACTCTCTCAGGTATCTGGACTGAACATTATCTTTGACCCACAGATCTCTTCGGAGCTTCAGAAAACGGTAAGTGTAGCTATATACAGACCCATACCCGTGGGTGAGGCTTTCAACATAATTCTCAAAGAGTACAACCTCATAGCCGTGCCTGTGGACGCTAAAGTTTACAGGATAACGAAAGCGGGAGAGCTCACCATAGATATCTCCTCTATGAGCGACGAACAGATAAACAGACTGATTCAGATTCTCAAGAGTAGGGTAAGTCCCTCAGCGGAAGTAGTATTAGACAGAACTCTGAAGAAAATATTTGTGAGAGATGAAGAATCACGGATAAAGAGGCTGGAAGCTTCCTTTAAAGATCTTAGGGCTTTACCTTCTGCACAAGAAGAGGAAAGGATAACAAAGGTGTTTTACATAAAATACGCTCCATTGGACGAAGCTAAGAGGAGAATCTTACCGTATACTAATCCCAAAACCTTCATCACAGAAGTCCCTTCCTTTAACGCCCTCGTTATTACAGACACACCCCAAAACATTCAGAAATACGAAGATATACTTAAGGGACTTTTATCAGGACAACCTACAGAGCGCAGACCCGTTACCGCCATATTTTACCTGAAGTACATATCACCAGAAGAATTCATAAAGATGATAGAACCTTTAAGGTCGGAAAGTGGTCTTATCCTCAGTGGCGGTGCCTACACACAACCACAGCAACAGACACAGCAGCAGCAACAACAATCTCCGTCTACCCCAACACCTATCCTGAAGGAGTTCAACGCGGTTATGGTGACCGATTATCCCGAGGTTATAGAGAGGATAAGGGAGCGATTTAAAGAGTACATAAGTGACCAACCTGTTAGAGTTAGCATAGAAGCGCGAATAGTGGAGATAAGAGAGGAGGCCTTGCGAGAACTAGGTATAAACTGGAATATGCTTCTCAGCAGTGCACGGCTTCCAGAAGCATGGTCCGGTGGTGTAGGAAGCAACATAGGGATAGGTTCGCCCCCTACTCCAGGCAACTTATTTTTAACTCCCCCTTATCTGCAACCAGGTTTGTCACCCAATCCTGGAGGCATACTCACTCTCACCTATCAAAAAGGTATCATCAATGCCCTTAACCTGAGGATATCAGCACTTGAGAGGGTCAATTTGGCGAAAAGCTTAGCAAAGCCCACTATAGTAGCCATAAATGGTCAAAAGGCTACCATTAAGCAAGGTGTTCAGGTTCCATACCTTACCGCTGCTGTAGGAGCTGGTGGAACAGCAGTACCCAACATACAGTTCAAGGACGTTGTACTTCAGCTTGACGTGACTCCTATAGTGTCACCCGACGGTAGAATTCTCTTGGACCTTTCCCTTACGAGGGATACTTTAGGTGTTCAAACACCACAGGGGCCGGCTATAAACAAAAAGGAAGTCAGGACAAAGGTAATTGTGGAGAATGGACAAACACTTGTGATAGGTGGTGTAATAGACAACCAGAGTTACACCACCAACGAAGGTATACCAGGTTTTGTTCGTGTACCGCTTCTTAAGTACCTCTTCGGTCAAGAGAGGTTGAACAAGAGTGACACAGAGCTTCTCATCTTCATAACACCCACTGTGCTGACACAATGA
- the pilM gene encoding type IV pilus biogenesis protein PilM, translated as MKLALSLPKIKLPSLKKGKVGLSLQIGSHYLRLLELSPETQKPLWEPVEVLFDVDDPEEKIKVLRDLVNKHSLSGKEVIAALSVDEALLKFYRYPSTMSEKDLKNAISWAVSRELSTIKEPSLYDYYVLKPSKDRHYMVLLCIAREESVKRLQGITSKAGLKLKILDYEVLALINYGLYFRLPESFSILYTDWDYSILTIFSPLALSYSVIHWSLRDYLKNRDEEYLESFFTEVRNYIVINDLSNVYLAGVALSDEDLLESILGNLPVLGILDISDVKPSMLVPYMLSLRGVTE; from the coding sequence GTGAAGCTTGCTCTTTCTCTTCCCAAAATTAAGCTACCTTCCCTGAAAAAAGGTAAGGTGGGTCTTTCTCTCCAGATAGGTTCCCATTACCTAAGGCTTCTGGAGCTTTCTCCTGAAACACAGAAACCCCTATGGGAACCTGTAGAGGTTCTTTTTGACGTGGACGATCCTGAAGAAAAGATAAAGGTGCTGAGGGATTTGGTTAACAAACACTCTCTGAGCGGTAAGGAGGTTATAGCGGCTCTCTCAGTGGACGAGGCTCTCCTGAAGTTTTACAGGTATCCGTCCACTATGAGCGAGAAAGACCTTAAAAACGCCATAAGCTGGGCTGTAAGCAGGGAACTTTCCACTATAAAAGAACCGTCCCTTTACGACTACTACGTTCTTAAACCCTCCAAAGACAGACACTACATGGTGCTTCTCTGTATAGCCAGAGAAGAGTCGGTAAAAAGACTTCAAGGAATTACCAGCAAGGCGGGTTTAAAGCTAAAGATTTTAGATTACGAAGTGCTGGCTCTCATTAACTACGGCCTTTACTTTCGCTTACCTGAATCTTTCTCCATACTTTACACCGACTGGGACTACAGTATACTCACCATCTTCTCTCCCCTAGCTCTATCTTACTCAGTGATTCATTGGAGCTTAAGAGACTACCTGAAGAATCGGGATGAGGAGTATCTGGAAAGTTTCTTTACCGAGGTGAGGAACTACATAGTCATCAACGATCTTTCCAACGTGTACTTGGCAGGGGTGGCCCTTTCCGATGAGGATCTGTTGGAGAGCATTTTGGGGAACCTGCCCGTCCTAGGCATACTGGATATAAGTGATGTTAAACCCAGTATGCTGGTTCCTTATATGCTAAGTTTGAGGGGGGTAACGGAGTGA
- the ppsA gene encoding pyruvate, water dikinase: protein MKRYVVWLDEVGIEDIPLVGGKNASLGEMIRNLSQLGINIPYGFVVTSETYYEFIRYNKLETEIKKILSGLDPKNTEDLAKRGYQIRELIKGGEFPPGLEDLIKEYYRKLSERYGSFAVDVAVRSSATAEDLPHASFAGQQETYLNVVGAENVLTAVKNGFASLFTDRAISYRESFGFDHFKVGIAMGVQKMVRSDLGASGVMFTLDTESGFKDVVVINATYGLGELLVQGMVTPDEYMVFKPTLQAGYSAIIEKKLGRKDRKMVYGTGPERTKIVNVPLSEQKKFALEDDEILKLARWAILIEEHYSKKNGRWTPMDIEWAKDGLSNQLFVVQARPETVHSRREENILKVYKLLEPIEERAKKRILYGIAVGDKIAHGKVRVIHDLKDAGQFQEGEILVTDITDPDWEPVMKKAAGIITNRGGRTAHAAIVARELGIPAIVGTHKATEVLSTGMEITMSCAEGEIGYVYEGYVPYEVEEINLKDLPRPNTRIMMNVGNPEAAFRYSFIPNDGVGLAREEFIIANYIKVHPLALLHYQDLKALYEELHIQGLVDEKGNCSMSHIYRFAKEPLKSKLAKGKDRRQVNLKRILEDIENLTFGYEDKAQYFVKKLSYGIAKISAAFYPNPVIVRFSDFKSNEYRGLIGGDLFEPEEENPMLGWRGASRYYSEAYKEAFGLECMAILRVRNKMGLTNTKVMIPFCRTPEEGQKVLEVMEEYGLKKGDNGLEVYVMAELPSNVILADKFAEIFDGFSIGSNDLTQLTLGLDRDSGLVAHLYDERNEAVKRLISQLIKVAKEKGKKVGICGQGPSDFPDFAQFLVEEGIDSISLNPDSVLKTLLVVVEAEKNKGGARV from the coding sequence ATGAAGAGATACGTGGTGTGGCTGGACGAGGTAGGTATAGAGGACATCCCCCTAGTGGGGGGTAAAAATGCCTCCCTGGGTGAGATGATCCGTAACCTCTCCCAGCTGGGCATAAACATACCCTACGGTTTTGTGGTTACCTCAGAAACTTACTACGAGTTTATAAGGTACAACAAGTTGGAGACGGAGATAAAGAAAATCCTGTCTGGCCTTGATCCTAAGAACACGGAGGATCTGGCCAAAAGGGGTTACCAGATAAGAGAACTTATAAAGGGTGGAGAGTTTCCTCCGGGTCTTGAAGATCTCATAAAAGAGTACTACAGAAAGCTTTCCGAGCGCTATGGATCCTTTGCAGTAGACGTGGCAGTAAGATCCTCTGCCACCGCGGAGGATTTACCTCATGCCTCCTTTGCAGGTCAGCAAGAAACCTATCTGAACGTAGTGGGGGCGGAGAACGTACTGACGGCGGTCAAGAACGGTTTTGCCTCTCTCTTTACAGACAGAGCCATATCCTACAGAGAATCCTTCGGTTTTGACCACTTTAAGGTAGGCATAGCTATGGGTGTACAGAAGATGGTGAGATCCGATCTTGGTGCTTCAGGTGTTATGTTCACGTTAGATACAGAATCAGGCTTCAAAGACGTGGTGGTTATAAACGCCACCTACGGTCTAGGAGAGCTATTAGTACAGGGTATGGTCACACCCGACGAGTATATGGTTTTCAAACCTACACTGCAGGCAGGTTACTCAGCCATCATAGAAAAAAAACTGGGAAGAAAAGACAGAAAGATGGTTTACGGTACTGGGCCTGAGAGAACCAAGATCGTTAACGTACCTCTGTCGGAGCAAAAGAAGTTTGCTTTGGAGGATGATGAGATACTGAAGTTGGCAAGGTGGGCCATACTGATAGAGGAGCACTACAGCAAGAAGAACGGGCGCTGGACACCTATGGACATAGAGTGGGCGAAGGACGGACTATCTAACCAGCTCTTTGTAGTACAAGCACGCCCAGAAACTGTCCACTCTCGCAGAGAGGAGAACATTCTCAAAGTCTACAAACTGTTAGAACCTATAGAAGAACGCGCCAAAAAGCGCATCCTATATGGAATAGCGGTGGGTGACAAGATAGCCCACGGGAAAGTGAGGGTCATACACGATCTTAAGGATGCCGGTCAGTTCCAGGAGGGTGAAATACTGGTTACCGACATAACGGACCCAGACTGGGAACCTGTTATGAAGAAAGCAGCCGGTATAATAACCAACAGGGGAGGAAGAACCGCTCACGCCGCCATAGTGGCCAGGGAGCTGGGTATACCGGCCATAGTAGGTACCCACAAGGCTACAGAGGTCCTCAGCACTGGTATGGAGATCACCATGTCCTGTGCGGAAGGTGAGATAGGATACGTTTACGAAGGGTACGTCCCCTACGAAGTGGAGGAGATAAACCTTAAGGATTTACCCAGACCCAACACTAGGATAATGATGAACGTGGGTAATCCTGAAGCTGCCTTCAGGTACTCTTTCATACCCAACGATGGTGTGGGTCTGGCGCGGGAGGAGTTTATCATAGCCAACTACATAAAGGTACATCCTCTGGCCCTTCTCCATTACCAGGATCTTAAGGCTCTGTACGAAGAACTACATATACAGGGATTAGTGGACGAGAAGGGTAACTGCAGTATGTCCCACATTTACCGCTTTGCCAAAGAGCCCCTTAAGAGTAAGCTGGCAAAGGGTAAAGACAGGAGACAGGTTAACCTTAAGAGAATTCTGGAGGATATAGAGAATCTCACCTTTGGCTACGAAGATAAAGCCCAGTACTTTGTAAAGAAGCTTTCTTATGGGATAGCCAAGATATCCGCTGCCTTTTACCCAAATCCTGTGATAGTAAGGTTCTCCGACTTTAAGTCCAATGAGTACAGGGGTCTCATAGGAGGTGATCTCTTTGAACCCGAAGAGGAAAACCCCATGCTGGGATGGCGCGGTGCATCCCGCTACTATTCAGAAGCCTATAAAGAAGCCTTCGGGTTAGAGTGTATGGCCATACTGAGAGTCAGAAACAAGATGGGTCTTACCAACACTAAGGTGATGATACCTTTCTGCAGGACACCCGAGGAAGGACAGAAGGTCCTTGAGGTGATGGAAGAGTACGGACTTAAGAAAGGCGACAACGGTCTTGAGGTGTACGTGATGGCGGAACTGCCGTCCAACGTTATACTGGCCGATAAGTTTGCGGAGATATTTGATGGTTTCTCCATAGGCTCCAACGATCTTACTCAGCTAACCTTAGGTCTAGATAGAGACTCAGGTCTGGTGGCTCACCTTTATGACGAACGTAACGAAGCTGTCAAAAGGCTTATATCCCAGCTCATAAAGGTGGCAAAGGAGAAAGGTAAGAAAGTGGGTATATGCGGACAGGGTCCCTCTGATTTCCCCGACTTTGCCCAGTTCCTGGTGGAGGAAGGTATAGACAGCATATCCCTTAATCCCGACTCCGTCCTCAAAACCCTCCTGGTGGTGGTGGAAGCAGAGAAGAACAAAGGAGGCGCCAGAGTGTGA
- the glyS gene encoding glycine--tRNA ligase subunit beta, producing MDLLIEIGTEELPARVIPLAVEYLRERFSVLLKRDDLITYATPRRLAFYLKDFKNEGEEREELIVGPPLSVAYQDGKPTKALLAFLDRVKAREEDLIHLQKDRGTYVAVRRIVKEESPLELLSKSFEEILLSVPFPKSMRWDSSGVRFSRPVRWICALWGDQIVPLTFGNIKADRKTKGHRFLSSGWIELGSAEEYLQKLTDAYVIPQFNERLGLILSMLKEEAYRLGGVPEYPEGLQEEVANLVEFPFVVVGSFEDKYLELPEKVIITVLAHHQRFFCVRSQEEDRLLPFFLAVSNNAPKNGEIVEGYRKVVKARLEDALFFYKEDLKRPLDQLVEQLSGVVFHPRAGSMWDKTIRVMELSQKIAGTLNLEEGIKEKIKRAAYLSKADLLTHMVREMDELQGYMGYVYAKAQGEDEEVARALYEQYLPARAHDPVPLSPVSYVLSLADKLDTIKTLLEAGEVPTGSSDPYGLKRAAFGVLAIIDAHQLDLHIDDLVEVSPKLEEFLRNRLEAYLEPYGQDVVRAVLSVHSPLRPLEVIKLVRSIANIREEERFKDVVEVYRRVVRILPKGWLEDKVKETLLREEAEKRLYEKLLQLEESPSLSDLWKIKPVVDEFFDSVLVMDKDEAIRTNRLALLMRVRKLMERFANFDLIT from the coding sequence ATGGACCTTCTGATAGAGATAGGTACGGAAGAGCTGCCAGCCCGTGTTATACCACTGGCGGTAGAGTATCTTAGAGAGAGATTTTCAGTCCTCCTGAAGAGGGACGATTTAATCACCTACGCCACACCCCGCAGACTGGCCTTTTACCTGAAGGACTTTAAGAACGAAGGAGAGGAAAGAGAGGAGCTGATTGTGGGTCCACCCCTTTCGGTGGCTTACCAGGATGGTAAACCTACAAAAGCACTCCTTGCCTTTCTGGATAGGGTGAAGGCACGTGAGGAGGATCTTATCCACCTTCAGAAGGACAGAGGTACGTACGTAGCTGTACGCAGAATAGTCAAAGAGGAGAGCCCTTTGGAGCTTCTCTCCAAGAGTTTTGAAGAGATCCTTCTTTCGGTACCTTTTCCCAAAAGCATGAGGTGGGACTCCTCCGGTGTGCGTTTCTCAAGACCCGTAAGGTGGATATGTGCCCTTTGGGGTGATCAAATAGTTCCCCTCACCTTCGGAAACATAAAGGCTGACAGAAAGACAAAGGGTCACCGATTTCTCTCCTCCGGTTGGATAGAGCTAGGTTCCGCAGAGGAGTATCTTCAGAAACTGACAGACGCTTACGTAATACCCCAGTTTAACGAGAGGCTGGGACTAATCCTCAGCATGCTAAAGGAAGAGGCCTACAGGTTAGGGGGTGTACCCGAGTATCCTGAAGGCCTCCAAGAAGAGGTGGCCAACCTGGTGGAGTTTCCCTTTGTGGTGGTGGGAAGCTTTGAAGATAAGTACCTGGAACTTCCTGAGAAGGTGATAATTACGGTTTTGGCCCATCACCAAAGGTTCTTCTGTGTAAGGTCTCAAGAGGAAGATAGACTACTACCTTTCTTCTTAGCTGTCAGTAACAACGCCCCGAAGAACGGTGAAATAGTGGAAGGATACAGGAAAGTGGTAAAGGCTAGGCTGGAGGATGCCCTCTTCTTCTATAAGGAGGATCTTAAGCGTCCGTTGGACCAGCTGGTGGAACAGCTCTCGGGTGTGGTGTTTCATCCACGAGCCGGCAGTATGTGGGACAAAACCATAAGGGTGATGGAGCTATCTCAGAAAATAGCCGGTACCCTTAATTTAGAAGAAGGGATCAAAGAGAAGATAAAAAGAGCCGCTTACCTTTCCAAGGCAGACCTACTTACCCATATGGTGAGGGAGATGGACGAACTTCAAGGTTATATGGGTTACGTGTATGCCAAGGCACAAGGTGAGGATGAAGAGGTGGCACGTGCTCTTTACGAGCAGTACCTTCCTGCCAGAGCCCATGATCCAGTCCCTCTGAGTCCCGTCTCTTACGTTCTCTCTCTTGCCGACAAGCTGGATACCATAAAGACCCTCTTAGAAGCAGGGGAAGTTCCCACAGGTAGTTCGGATCCTTATGGCCTCAAGCGTGCCGCCTTTGGAGTACTGGCCATCATAGATGCCCATCAACTGGATCTTCACATAGATGATCTTGTGGAGGTGAGTCCAAAACTGGAGGAGTTTCTGAGAAACCGGCTGGAGGCTTATCTGGAACCCTACGGACAGGATGTAGTTAGAGCCGTTCTGTCTGTGCACTCTCCCCTAAGACCTCTGGAAGTGATAAAATTGGTAAGGAGCATTGCCAACATAAGGGAGGAGGAAAGATTTAAAGATGTGGTGGAGGTGTACAGGAGGGTGGTCAGGATTCTGCCCAAGGGATGGCTGGAGGACAAGGTGAAAGAGACGCTCCTGAGGGAAGAGGCGGAAAAGAGACTTTACGAAAAGCTCCTCCAGCTAGAGGAAAGCCCAAGCCTTTCCGATCTGTGGAAGATAAAACCTGTGGTAGATGAGTTTTTCGACAGTGTTCTGGTGATGGACAAAGATGAAGCTATAAGAACCAACAGATTGGCTCTTCTGATGAGAGTAAGAAAACTTATGGAGAGATTTGCCAACTTTGATCTCATCACATAG
- a CDS encoding tetratricopeptide repeat protein encodes MRRIIWAGLAAAGVLTLSAGIFFLYQQNRQKNLQRVSYTEWEIRRLLQAGDYQKARDLIQKTKDNAGPLRPLLLSYLLKMQDTNEEGILKDILESTKDRDLSALYRERLAFYYYTKGQYNKALQELTSITEENFNYPSAQILKAQVQMALGNKSEATKILNTIAEKYRGTYWENLSRLILSEVI; translated from the coding sequence ATGCGTAGGATTATCTGGGCTGGTCTCGCAGCGGCGGGAGTACTGACCCTATCGGCAGGGATTTTCTTCCTTTATCAGCAAAACCGCCAGAAGAACCTTCAGAGGGTTTCTTACACCGAGTGGGAGATAAGAAGGCTCTTACAGGCAGGAGACTACCAAAAGGCTAGAGATCTTATACAGAAAACCAAGGACAATGCCGGTCCACTGAGACCTCTCCTTCTTTCCTACCTACTGAAGATGCAGGATACCAACGAGGAGGGAATCCTCAAGGACATACTGGAATCTACCAAGGATAGGGACCTGTCTGCCCTCTACAGGGAGAGGTTGGCTTTTTACTACTACACTAAGGGCCAGTACAACAAAGCTCTTCAAGAACTGACCTCCATAACGGAGGAGAACTTCAACTATCCCTCTGCCCAGATTCTGAAAGCACAGGTACAGATGGCCTTAGGTAACAAATCAGAAGCCACTAAGATATTAAACACGATAGCTGAGAAATACAGGGGAACCTATTGGGAAAATCTCTCCCGACTTATCCTGTCTGAGGTGATATAA
- the dapA gene encoding 4-hydroxy-tetrahydrodipicolinate synthase: MFSGSIVALITPFKNGEVDYEALRNLVEFHIRGGTDAILVCGTTGEAPTLTFEEHEKVIEETVKYAAGRIKVIAGTGANATHEAIELTSHAKKVGADACLLVVPYYNKPTQEGIYRHFKTVADEVDIPIILYNIPSRTGVEIAPETIYRLVKECPNVVGSKESTPSMDRISELRRLLGDNFTILSGDDSLTLPMMALGAKGVISVANNVLPKEVKALTRYALEGDFRRARELHYYLWDLFKILFVETNPIPVKTACWLMGLCEKEFRLPLCEMRPENERKLVEVLRRYNIPIVRDVQY, translated from the coding sequence ATGTTCAGCGGTTCTATAGTGGCCCTCATAACGCCTTTCAAAAACGGAGAGGTGGATTATGAAGCCCTCAGGAACTTGGTGGAGTTTCACATAAGGGGTGGTACCGACGCCATTCTGGTTTGCGGGACTACGGGAGAGGCACCCACCCTTACCTTTGAGGAGCACGAGAAGGTAATAGAGGAGACGGTAAAGTATGCGGCAGGCAGGATAAAGGTCATAGCGGGGACAGGTGCCAACGCCACCCACGAAGCTATAGAGCTTACCAGTCATGCCAAGAAGGTGGGGGCCGATGCCTGCCTTTTGGTGGTTCCTTACTACAACAAACCAACGCAGGAAGGCATATATCGCCACTTTAAAACAGTGGCTGACGAGGTGGATATTCCCATAATCCTTTACAACATTCCCTCTCGCACAGGGGTAGAGATCGCTCCCGAAACCATCTACAGGCTGGTGAAAGAATGCCCTAACGTGGTAGGTTCCAAGGAATCTACACCCAGTATGGACAGGATATCGGAACTGAGAAGACTGTTGGGGGACAACTTCACCATACTTTCCGGAGATGACTCTCTCACACTACCTATGATGGCCTTGGGAGCAAAAGGCGTCATATCTGTTGCCAACAATGTGTTGCCCAAAGAGGTGAAGGCTCTCACGCGTTATGCCCTTGAAGGTGACTTTAGAAGGGCTCGTGAACTCCACTACTATCTTTGGGATCTCTTTAAGATCCTCTTTGTGGAGACAAACCCCATACCTGTGAAAACAGCCTGTTGGTTGATGGGATTGTGTGAGAAAGAGTTCCGTCTTCCCCTCTGTGAGATGAGACCTGAAAACGAGAGAAAGCTGGTGGAGGTCCTCCGTCGTTATAACATTCCCATAGTGAGGGATGTACAATATTAA